GTAGAGGGACATTTGTCAGAGATTGCTTGTTGTGAGTGCTGATGGAACTTTATGCACCTGGCCAGATTATTCTGCCTCTTTGTTGCATTCTTTACATGATTTGGCattacattagctgcagtgaaatgtctctacacatcagatagtgcctgtGGCATTTTCCTATAAAGAGTTGAAAaaattagttaaataaaaatacaattccatgtacagataaatagttaagcaggtatattaaacaactccttttgtaaaataaatgtttaaaaaaatgaaacatgtatgtaAACAGgggaattaacactcctcagttagcaggctcaagcgagctgaaacccacatggtagcaaaaacgaactagcagaaattgttaacaaggtagaaatgatttaaacacactttgctgtaggctactattcaCATGGGTGAATTTATTTGAAATGACAGAGCTCAAACGTAACAGAATGCATGttgtccttggctcagacagtgtaatagtgtgggctcaatagcatctcattagtgtgcaagatcttgagaatcagctgtacatgtgatggaagaatgcactcgCTGCACTGCGAaagtgatggaagaatgcactgtgcttGCAGAGGGTTGCGATtacattgaattggggatagtttaaccaaaatatgccacaagacctagaattgccttatgtgtatctcACAAAAAAGggtcactgttataagctaactttttttaatgaatttaagcaaaaaCCCCCCAAATTCCAGgacttaacttcccatggaaaatttccGGAAATTTATcggaaagtttccgacccttCTGGTATCGGCTATGTGTAATTTTAACTGTCTTGTCTGGAAGGCCAAATGTGactgctgcagtagagagagcgagacattTTATAATTTATGCTGATCGTTTTGCATTTCACGAGAGTGAaaagtcaaacgtttggacacacctacccattccagggtttttctttattttttgctattttctacattgtagaataatggtgaagacatcaaaactataagataacacatggaatcatgtagtatccaaaaaagtgttaaacaaatcaaaatatattttatatttgagattcttcaaagtagccacccttcgccttgatgacagctttgcacactcttggcattcgctcaaccagcttcatgaggtagtcacctgaaatgcatttcaattaacaggtgtgccttgttaaaagttaaacaGTTTTTCTTAATGCAGAATAtacccctatttggtaaaagaccaagtccatattatggcaagaacagctcaaacaagcaaagtgaaATGAGaatccatcgttactttaagacatagacagtcaatgtggaaaatttcaagaactttgaaagtttcttcaagtgcagtcgcaaacacGAAACACAATGATCAAACTGGCTCTCATtaggacagccacaggaaaggaagaccgagagttacctctgctgcagaggataagttcattagagttaactgtacctcagattgcagtccaaataaatgcttcacagacttcaagtaacagacacatctcaacatcaacttttcaaAGGAGACTGTATgattcaggccttcatggtcgaattgctgcaaagtaaccacgactaaaggacaccaataataagaagaattgcttcggccaagaaacacaagcaatggacattagaccggtggaaatctgttctttggtctgatgagtccaaattagatTTTGGTtgcaactgccgtgtctttgtgagacgcatagtaggtgaacggatgatgtgggggtgctttgctggtgacatggtctgtgatttattttgaattcaaggcacacaaccagcatggctgccacagaattctgcagcaatatgccatcccttctggtttgcgcttagtgagactctaatttgtttttctacaggacaatgacccaatatACACCTCCTGGCTTTTTATGGGCTATTTGACCATGGAGactgatggagtgttgcatcaggtgacatggcctccacaatcacctgacctcaacccaattgatatggtttgggatgagttggactgcagagtgaaggaaaagcagccaacaaatgctcagcatatgtgggaactccttcaagactgttgggaaagcattcctcatgaagctggttgagaaaatccCAAGAGTGtccaaagatgtcatcaaggcaaagggtgacttcTTTGAACAATCAAAAatctgttttgatttgtttaacacttttggttactatatgattccatatgtgttatttcatagttttgatgtcttcactattattctacaatgtataaaatagtaaaaatagagaaccctggaatgagtaggtgtggacaatcttttgactggtactgtagattggCAATAGGCTATAGCCATAGAGCCTCGACTCCATGTGTGGCAAAAGTTAATAGATATCTAGTAAATAGAAGATGGAATTCAAAATACGAAATTGAAGGTTAAAGGTGAAGGATAGGCGTCTAGGAATAGAACGaccgaccagccggcttgggtagcaaccctagatttgtgttggGACTACATCTTATGGAAGGATGAAATAATATTAATCAAAATAAGGTTATTTATGAAAATATGTCAgtcaaaaaaaatctaaaattatTTTAATATTTTGGTAACCTGTTGTATTAAATTCATAATTCCCTCGAAGCCGCTgcttggaggatatattggcatgggttgcctaacaacacctgtgccaatatatcctccaaacactggcttcgagggcattatcactcaACCGTAGGATGAGAAAGTGTATGCACTGCAGCCTCAGTTATCCTAGCTATCTAACTGTACTATGTATTCATATTTGATAATAAATAACCTAGCTATGGCAACTATTAGTCTACTATAGCGTGAGTTGGCTTGGTTGgttgctgtctctccctcctcctttttgGACACGTGATGACCTCTAATTCTTGCAACATTATTATGCTGTAATgtaatttgatctctgagaaaaTAAGCTATTGGCCATTTTCATTTATACGATTCacataatattcaataaatatagtacctaacatcCGATTTGGACCAAACTTGTTTTTTtaagacatgaggaatccaaaGTTCAATAAGCCACCCACATATCCCACCATAACAACCAGTATACAAAATCAGTTCTTTATGTCTGACAAGAAGTATGGAGCTCTGGCTTGGGAGTATTGCTTCTTCATCCTTTGTAATGGATTCCTTGTTAATCTGATATTTTTCCCCCTGTTCAAAGAAATTAGTCATTAAAGTTAGGTTTATGGCCCACCATACAACCTGATATTACCAAATTCTGACCACTAGATGATGCTGTTCCTGTCATTAGGTGGGGGAAAAATCCATAtttctgtgtccagtatgaaggaagttgagGTAGTTTTGCGATCCAACACTAACTAGCCTTACCCATAGACTTTTAGTCATTGAGCTTATCTGCTAGCATGAAGTAACCCTTTAATGGTGCAGATGGTGCTTGTTTTGGAACATAACGTGTCCTCTCTATTTGGCCAAGAAAATAACCTTGCTGGATAACTTGGATGCATGAATTTCACCTTTTACGTCCATGTTATCATCCACAATTACAATCCAGTATTCATCATAGCAGCAAACTAGAAAATCAGATGCTCGCACATTCACCATTTTATATCTATGGATTTTCTGAGGGCTAAGTCAAACTTAATGGCATAATCTGTGTCAGAATCTAGGTTTCCATaaaattttggacagattttcatgcaaatattttaaaatctgcataaaacaaTGTGCATTTTAACACCATATATTTTTCCATAACTCACTGATTGTGGATAAAAGTATGCACTtttgacgtagtgcacataaaataaCTTTTGCGGTTAAATTCTTATGTATTGAatgaaaatacaagttaaatgggtttcatCGCATTTAATGCTATTGATGGTTTTGGCAGTGGGAGGACCAcgcaagtttacttcgatatgatgtttattatatcaatatttgcgcataaataTTTGCTCATTTATGCGAGAAATGGCAGTGGAAGAAATTTTACCGACACCTTGTCAAATGAACAAATTGTCTGTCGGCATATATGAAATTGTACTGGCgtatcctgtttccatcagcCCGGTCGTGACTTTTTTCATTCATCAGGTAATTTATCCGCATGAagtggttggatggaaacctggttactgGAAACTCTGCACCTATGAGGCTTTTGTAGAGTGGAACAAAGTGATGGAAGCTGCAGGGTCCTGGCAGAGTCATTGTGTTCGCATATCTTTCCCTGAGTTCTATGCTCACATTTTCCATGCCCTGTTCTATGAAAAACACTTTCACATCACATCTATGCACCACACCATCAGGTCCACAAATGCATGGCAGCCCTTGTCCACCTTTACTGCATTTAACGTTAGTGACATTTTGATGTATTGTACATACACACAGAATGTGTTCCAGATGAGCCGACTGCCACACAATGCTTCGGACAGACTGCAGTGTATTTTTGAACGCTGCATACAGTTCTTTAAGGTTGCACAGAATGAGTATTTTCTGCTCGTGAATTTTGAATTTGACAAAATCCTTTTTTCCTGGCATAACTCTACTATATACATCGTCATTCTAGAATCTAATGACTAAATCCTCAACTGGAAAATCATTGCCAAAGAGTGTTCTGGTTTGGCAACTCCATGATACCTTTCTCTGAAGCCAGTTTTCTTGCTGCCCTTATGTAAACACGGACTTTAAAGACCTCTTTAGTTTTGACTATAGACATAATGGTGGAGCCACTTATTAATATTTGTGTCTCTTACTTTCTGCTGGATAATAATTTTTTTCTTTCATTAAGTAAATGAGCCTGTCAAGATCTTCAGCATTTTTATTAATTTCTTTAAAGATCTCAGGCTGCGCTGAGCCGCCAGTTCCTCAGGAGATACATTGACAGCTTGAGCAGCCTGCTGATGTATTGTGCATCTTTGATCTTGATCTGCACATGAAGATTTATTGTTGCGCAGGATACCTTGGAATGAGATGCCTCTCCTTTGAGCTGTAGTGGACTTAACACCAATGCCACTTAAACTGGAGTCAAGACAGGACTTCATTCTTTTAGCAGCCTGTTCACTGTCAACATCATGACCAGATGGATTTTGTCGATCTCCATTGTCACTTTTCATTGAAAGCAATGCGACATTATGGACACAATTTAATTCCAGGGATGACATTGCCACTGAACAGTCCCTTAATTCTTAGCTACCTCCACATTTACTTCTGAGTGATTTATTTACTGCTTTCTTGTGATTATTAAATGGATCACAACATTTTATTTTGAAGTTTGAGTAGATAATCAATAGCTTTTGCAAATTGTGTGGTCATCTTCAAGTCAAACCTGTCCTCCATGAAAACAATTTTAGTTTGTCCTCTTAGCCACCTCACGCTTCAAACTAACTGCCCTTGAATAGTCCATTGAATGGCAACTCTGAGGTATTTCCCTATGGTGCAATTCTCATTAAGGGGTTTCCTACTAGCCCAAAACGTTGGAGCAATTGGCAAGTGACTGAAATGCTGAGCATGACAACCCTATTAAAAAGAGAACCAATTAGAACATTTTCCATAAGAAACCGTTAAACCTACGCAATAAACCATTATATAAACAATTAAGCCTTCACCAATAGAAACTATTGCAAAACACAATGTGCTTTGGGGGTATTTACCTTTTTGAAGACCATTTAGAGACCAGAACCATTAGAACTgctgtagcctagtggtttgctTGTTCACCGGAAAAGGTCTAACTGCTTCAGACCTTTTTTGAAGGGATTTGGCCACATACTCAATGTATTCTCAACCAATAAAATGTTGCTCATGCGGTTGAAAACCCCTGTGCCTATACCTCTACCTGGGTAGTACCCATCTTCAGCTGTTCTGATTGGGAGGTTAACCTGTCCTCGTTCCGAATCTCAACCAATCCTAATCTTAACCATTAATTTGTAttgaatgttttttattttttgacAACTTCTAACTGGATATAATAGTGAGCCTGTTTAGCAGCAACACCACCGTCTAGTGTTCAGAACCTGGTAATATCAGGCCGTATAATGCATTCAAATGGTCTTTCAACAAAATGTTTCAGGAACGCTTATCTGTTTCAAACTACAGAAATGATTTCGGAAccatctgagatggtgggtgtcaatcCTCTTTGTGTCTTTTAAGGTGGAATGACTCAGGAGGGACTGTAGCCTGTTGTGCTCTTCTGATATGAGTCTAACTAGCTTACTAACCTGGGCAAGCTTGCATATTTGAATTCAGCTTTAGTCCACCTGACAGGGTTATCAAAGATAATATACCTTTTTATCGATTACTGGATGGGAACTCACTCTCCAAATTACAACAACAAGTAGGTCAGGACTGGAACGGAATGAGTTGATATTTTTACCTGAATTGAACCCAGCTCCCTTCCCCTGTTTCTAGGTGATATACAGCTCATTCGGTGGGACCTCTAAAGGACTGCACTTCAACAACCTAATTGTTGGCCTGGTTCTCTTGACTAGAGGACGTGATGAAGAAAAAGCTAAATGTGAGTATTGTAACCGACAGACTTATGGAACCTCTATAGATGCTTGTGTTGACCATGTAATTACAAGTAAAATCATATAATTACATGtataatttaataggatctctgagaataaaaacaaacaaatagaCCTTCACACAAATGGACCCCTCTTTTGTACTGGTATCTAATTTGTATTCTTGAAAATGTCTTATGCGATTCACCCCCATTGTGAATCACACCTGACAGAGTTGCTTATCAGGCTAAGCTTCTTTTTGTGGCTCTCCTTCAGACATTTTCAGTCTGTTTGCCAGCGATTTGGGCAATCATGCAACGCGAGAGGACATGGAAAGCATGCTGCAGACTGTGGATGGAGAGATCCCACTTTCTCTCAGGAAGTGTTTCTCTGAGGTTAGCTCATGCCTTATTTGAATAAATATGTATGAGTAGCTGCCAAAACAAAGGGAATGCCAACATGAAGTGTCTTAGTAGGGctttgggccaccacgagctgccagaacagcttcaatgtgccttggcatagattctacaagtgtctggaactctattggagttCTTCCACAACAAAATCCATAATTTGAAGTTTTGTTGATGGTTGTGGAAAAAGCTGTCTCGGGTGCCACTCCAGAAGTGTTAAATTGGTTTGAGATCTGGTGgttgagagacacacacacacactttaacctCCCTaagctcctttgagacccctctttcaaagtcactgagatttcttcttctagccatggtatccaaaataatgggcaactaggcatttttatacatgaccctaagcatgatgggattttaattgcttaattaactcagaaaCCAAACGTGTaaaagcacctgctttcaatatgcgttgtatccctcatttactgaaGTATTTCCTTTATTTTAGCAGTTACCTGTATTTTACGGTTTTAAACACACATTTTGACAGCCATGTTTTCACAAACTGTATGACCACCAGGGTGGTTGCAAATCTGCTATTACACGCTTACCAGGTCTATTTTATTTGTTCACTACAAACATGCCACGTATCCTTATCTAATGTAGCCTTATCTAATTGTAAGCTGCTGACAGAACTTATGTTACCtgtttggggtggcaggtagcctagtggttagagcgttgggccagtaaccaaaaggttgctggatcgaacctcagagctgacaaggtaaaaatctgtcgttctgtccctgaacaaggcagttaacccactgttacccggtagaccatcattgtaaataagaatttgttcttaactgacttgcctagtaaaataaaggttcaataaaataagtGCACAGGGGCACTAATGCTACTTTACACAGGAAGATAATTCCAGTATGTGTTTTGCACCTTTGTTCAAGGCTTAGTGGAGTTCCTGTTATTTTCTTTACCAGGGTGAGAAGGTAAATTATGAGAAATTTAAGAGCTGGCTCCTGCAGAACAAGGATGCCTTCACCTTCTCCCGCTGGCTCCTGTCCAGTGGGGTGTGTGTCACCCTGACAGACGATAGTGACACACCCACCTTCTACCAGACCTTGGCTGGAGTAACACACTGTGAGTGACTGTCATCCTGATCCTTTGGGAGATGTACTAAATAATAACCTAGGCTAAGGGTCTTGTCATGCCACTTATAGATTTTTTTTCTTGCAGTAGAGGAATCGGATATCATTGACCTGGAGAAGAGATACTGGCTGCTGAAAGCTCAGTCTCGGACAGGACGATTTGACCTGGAAACCTTTGTCGCTTTAGTTTCTCCCACTATTCATACATCCCTAAGTGAAGGTAAGAGAATACGCAGGATGTGGATTTAATTTATTGGATACTTCTTTTGAAGGCGGTCGTTACATCCATTTCTCCTTCTGTGCAGGTTTGTTTCATGCCTTTGATGAAAACAGGGACAATCACATAGATTTTAAGGAAATCTCATGTGGACTATCTGCTTGCTGCAGAGGGCCtttggcagagagacagaagtgTAAGTAGATACAAGCACTAAGCCTTGCTGTTTGTCATTCTTTCATCACATTGTCAGTTTCAATGTGTCACTTTCCTCTTGTTTCTTTTCCCCAGTCTGTTTCAAAGTGTTTGACGTTGACCATGATGGGCTTCTGTCTCGAAAGGAAATCACAGAAATGGTTGGGGCATTACTGGAGGTGTGGAAAGACAATCGCATAGACATTCTACCTGTAAGTACCATTTGGCCAGACTGGACATATGatggacatactgtacataatgaTAACTGTTGTAATATTTGTAGTTAGATTGTTTTGTTTTAACCTGTCCCATTACTACTCTGGGATCATACTTAAGCCTTACCCTGCCTCTGTCCCTTAAGGAAGAGGACACTAATGTCCATGCCGTTGTGGAAGACATCCTGAAGGAGCATGACACCACTAAGGTATTACCTTACTGCTTGCGTGACTTTGGATTCATATAGATTTCTTTAAAGTTGTCAGAAAATGTTGAAACCGGCTATTGGTGGTTGTTGTGTTCTTTAGCAAGGGCATTTGACCCTGGAGGACTACCAAATATGGAGTGTGAAGAGTGCATTTGCCAATGAGTTCCTCAACCTGCTGTTTCAGGTAAGAGCCAGCCACCATGTGTTTCTACTTTGGTCACCATGTGCTGTGTGTGCTTTTCTTGTTCTGCTGGATCACCAGTCTTCTGCTATCGTGTTGGTCTCTAGGTGTGTCATATTGTCCTGGGGCTGCGGCCTGCCTCCCCTGAAGAGGAGGGACAGATAATcaggtatgtgtgtctgtgtcaccaTGTCAGTGTCCTTTCCTGCTGTCATACACATTCTTCCTTACccctcatcaatcaatcaatcaaacactCACGAACTCACTCACTTGTGTCTGCAGGGGCTGGTTGGAGAGGGCGAGCAGACACGGCCTCCAGCCAGGAGACTACTGGTTCCTCATAGCAGTGCCATGGTGGCAGCAGTGGAGGGACTACGTCAAATATGTAAGGAAGGCTTTTTTGCTGCTTGACACCATGACCATCTGTTTATCATACTGTGCCCATTTTACACTATAATTTCTTTGCTGATGTGATTATGGTTGTTGGCGTCTCTTCCAGGATAACAAGCATATTGTGGTGGAGCAGCCATTAGTGTTTGACACAGTGAGGAGTGGTGTAGGGGCCGGAACCCAGGCCAGGGCAGAGCAAGGCCCAGAGGGGGAGAGCATTGCCAGCTCCCACAGCTCCACAGAGGAGAAGTTCGTAGACAACATCTCCAGTGCATCAGAGGCCTCCGAGACGACCAGCGGCAGTGAGTGGCTAAGAATTCTCAGCACCCCGCGTAACACTTAGTGTTAGCAAAACAGTTGGATACTAGTACAGCTTAATAATAAGGAAATGCACCACTAATTATACCTGCCTGGCCTTGCATACTGTGTGCTGAGAGTGAGTGTACAACTGAATGTCATTGAAAACCATTCATTTCCTCTTCTCAGGCCTTCTACCCCGGGGCTCGACTGCTACGGATATCTGCTTTGCCCGTCAGCATGATGACACAGACAACCAGTGCTTCCTGGGGGCTGATGGGAACATGGTGGTTCTAAGGCCTGGGGCCATCGATAACCAGTCTCTGGTCAGATCAGAGCCCTTAAAGGTAAGTTAGGCACCACAAACAACACTGTGGAAGGGGATGAACTAATTGGAGATTGAAGAAGAGGAACATTTTAAACTGGCCTTGCCATATTATTTCAGTTTTAAATCTGTCCATCTTGAACTGTTCCCCCAGGCTCCCACATTGACTATGGAGGGAGGCCTACTGAGGCGCTCCCCGTCCCTGATTCTAGGCAGGGACTTTGAGGTTGTGCCAGAGCCTGTGTGGAGGGCACTCTACCACTGGTATGGAGCCAACCTGGGTCTCCCCAGGCCGGTACGTACATTTCAACTCTGTAAAGCAGGACCACTTGTGGATTTTCCATTAAACCATCACCATTATCATCCCTATTGATCCTGACATTGTGATAACctcacattcccatcccttctCCTGTTGGCATTCCCAGGTGATCAGAAACACCAAGACAGACTGTGCTGAGCTGGAGCTGTTACCCCGACACCTGCTCTTCCTGAGGCAGCAGCAGCCCCCCCCCCGCACCCCCCAGAACAACGTCTGGGTCAATATGGGTAAGAGGTTCCTCTGCATGTGTCTCCAGCGCTTCTCCAAAGGTTACAAAGCAAAGGAGGGACAAGAATAGCACAGTGCCCTAGTGACTTTCTGCCCAAGAGTGTCCAGGGCCATTCAGCATGTTGATCTGAAAAGCACGTCCACTCCCAACTGCGGATGATTGAAAGACCACTCGTGCGATAgatgcgttctgcctacaacacAATCACAACTCAATCTTGCAAAGTTAGATTTGGGTGGTTGCATTGAAGGGGGCTGATATTATATTGATTCAAACATAATTCCCACATTAGAGGGAAGCGTTGATCTGTTTAAGGAAGTATGTAACTGGGCAAAGTAGTAAAGTTTAATCACTAGAATTCTCTGTGCGGGCTGGCATTTCTTCTGCACAGCAgtccaggaggaggagggcacttagagggaacattggtcacAAGACTTGGGGCAGCACAGGGACACACTTTTAACCAAAGTATCACAGATGAGACGACAGATGTCCACATGCCCCTGTAAGGGCGGGAGGTTACCATGGTAGCACGACTAGAGTCATGTTTGTGTCTGTGAGATTGAGTCTGTCTAGTAGAAGCGTTGTCTTCTCTTCCCTAGCTGTTGAAACTCaaaaatagaaaaacaacctagcttgtcaacaaaacaatgtaaatagccaagaaacacaaggacaaaAAGTCTCACTTCAGCAGACTTTAGTTTTaagtaaattagaccaacttttATTCCTGTGCGCAGCGCTTCTAAAAATAAATCTTTCACTCCGCTTATCACGTTCGCATagccccagccaggcagtgttgcAGTGTAAGATGAAATGGGCTATGTAGGATCTGGGCCTCATATGTCAGAGCATTTGACCAACGCAACATGGTCTGTGGATTTTCTTCCACACCCGTTCCTGTGCTTTTTACCAATCATGTGTGCAGAGCAGTTCAATGTGTCCGTGGTGTCTCCCTGAACTCCCCCAGGTAACGTTCCCTCTCCTAGTGCCCCCCTAAAGCGTGTGTTGGTCTACACGGGCTGTTTCAGTAGGGTGGGCACCATCAAGGACATCCATGAATACCTGTCCCAGAGACTCCGCATCAAGGAGGAAGACATGCGCCTCTGGCTCTACAACAGTGAGGTTGGTGTGATTCATAGAAGGTTGACCCTTCGTCAACATACACGGCAGGGTTCTTCCCAAAGAATGTAAGAGGGGCACTGCGCCACCATGTGGACTTGGCTGCGCCactattaaaaaaataaacacaaataaatacatacaaaATGTAAACGCACACACTGTGAATTGCTCTTGCCTGGACCTCATACCTATGGTCCCTGTTCTGTAGATGAATAATGACATTAGTAGGATAATTCTAGAAAAGACACTGAAGAATATTAAATAATTATTTTGCGCTTAACCATTGTGTGCCGCTTTATTTGTTATCATTTaaggctctagattgcaggaaatgGCACTTACAGGTTTTCTAAAAACACACATCTCTGAGTCCAAAGGGGGCCACGGCCCTCCTTGGGACCTCCCCCTCGACTGATTCATCAGCAACACCTTGTTTAAACAAATCCCGGGGAGAACCCTACACTGCACAAACAGACGTGCACAGTAAACACTcaaacactctcacacactctaaTTTTACAGTTCAAAACATTGTATTCCACAGAATTATCTGACCCTCCTTGATGACGAAGACCATTCCCTGGAGGGGTTGAAGATCCCAGATGAACAGTACATGGTCATAGAAGGTATGCATCGTAACGACTCTGTGTTTTTAATGGCTCCATCATGTATTGTCAGGATGAGTAGATGAAGACACTTTTTTGTTTTCATCAGTTCGGAACAAGGACATGAGCTGGCCAGAGGAGATGTCTTTCATCGCTAACAGCAACAGGATGAACAGACACAATGGTAAGACCGTCACTGCATACAGTTACAGCACCAACACAACATTAGCACTCCTATTATGTAATCATTATTGATAAATTAACATTAACTGAGCTGATTGCTACTTGGATGTATTATAGATAAGTCTGTCAGACAGTACTTGTTTTGTGGTCTCCAAACATATTGAAGGGGTTGTACTGACTGCTGTAGAAGCTTTTGATGGATGAATAGCGTCCTCAGACTGTTGCCTCCTGCTGTTGTTCACAGTCCCTACTGAGAAAGGTGCCACTGGACTGAGCAACCTTGGCAACACGTGCTTCATGAACTCCAGTATCCAGTGTGTGAGCAACACCAAGCCTCTCACAGACTACTTCACCTCAGGAAACCACCTTTACGAACTCAACAGGTATGTGTGTGCATTATTTTAGACTTAaaagaatacattcttattatACAAGTAAGTATTATTATACATGCTTATTCTACTCTTTGGGCAGAACATTGTTCAAATAAATCCACAGCAAGCAGAGATGAGTGTGCAAGTTTCTTTTTAATTTGTGCTGTTTGTCTCCATAACAGGACCAATCCAATTGGGATGCGGGGTCACATGGCCAAATGCTATGGTGATCTGGTTCAGGAGTTGTGGAGCGGAACACAGAAGAACTTGGCCCCTCTGAAACTCAGAGTATGTCCACAAACAAGCCTCCAACTGAACCGCCCCCCCAAATAACACTACAGACGACCAACCTAAATGTACTTTCTTTCAACCTAAAAAATAAGAGTCAAATGGTTGTCTTTTTCCATTTTCTCCTTGTCCTCCGTCTCTTCCCTCAGTGGACAATAGCGAAGTACGCTCCCCGGTTCAATGGCTTCCAGCAGCAGGACTCCCAGGAGCTGCTGGCCTTCCTGCTGGATGGCCTTCACGAGGACCTGAACCGTGTTCACGAGAAGCCCTACGTGGAGCTGAAGGACAGCGACGGTCGACCAGACTGGGAGGTTGCTTCTGAGGTCAGAGTTCATACACACTGTTCCTATCGTCATGGTGGGGAGATCCAGAAATAAGGCCTCAGGTGAATCACCTCATGTAGCTGTT
This DNA window, taken from Oncorhynchus keta strain PuntledgeMale-10-30-2019 unplaced genomic scaffold, Oket_V2 Un_contig_28413_pilon_pilon, whole genome shotgun sequence, encodes the following:
- the LOC118391365 gene encoding ubiquitin carboxyl-terminal hydrolase 32-like isoform X2, whose translation is MGAKESRIGFLSYEEAINRVTNVELQRLKDAFRRTSGLSCYMSQQCFLREVLGDVVPPRIAEVIYSSFGGTSKGLHFNNLIVGLVLLTRGRDEEKAKYIFSLFASDLGNHATREDMESMLQTVDGEIPLSLRKCFSEGEKVNYEKFKSWLLQNKDAFTFSRWLLSSGVCVTLTDDSDTPTFYQTLAGVTHLEESDIIDLEKRYWLLKAQSRTGRFDLETFVALVSPTIHTSLSEGLFHAFDENRDNHIDFKEISCGLSACCRGPLAERQKFCFKVFDVDHDGLLSRKEITEMVGALLEVWKDNRIDILPEEDTNVHAVVEDILKEHDTTKQGHLTLEDYQIWSVKSAFANEFLNLLFQVCHIVLGLRPASPEEEGQIIRGWLERASRHGLQPGDYWFLIAVPWWQQWRDYVKYDNKHIVVEQPLVFDTVRSGVGAGTQARAEQGPEGESIASSHSSTEEKFVDNISSASEASETTSGSLLPRGSTATDICFARQHDDTDNQCFLGADGNMVVLRPGAIDNQSLVRSEPLKAPTLTMEGGLLRRSPSLILGRDFEVVPEPVWRALYHWYGANLGLPRPVIRNTKTDCAELELLPRHLLFLRQQQPPPRTPQNNVWVNMGNVPSPSAPLKRVLVYTGCFSRVGTIKDIHEYLSQRLRIKEEDMRLWLYNSENYLTLLDDEDHSLEGLKIPDEQYMVIEVRNKDMSWPEEMSFIANSNRMNRHNVPTEKGATGLSNLGNTCFMNSSIQCVSNTKPLTDYFTSGNHLYELNRTNPIGMRGHMAKCYGDLVQELWSGTQKNLAPLKLRWTIAKYAPRFNGFQQQDSQELLAFLLDGLHEDLNRVHEKPYVELKDSDGRPDWEVASEAWENHLRRNRSIVVDLFHGQLRSQVKCKTCGHVSARFDPFNFLSLPLPMDNSMHVEIIVTKLDGSCPVRYGLRLNADEKYTGLKRLLSELCCLNPEQILLAEVHASNIKNFPLDNQKVRRAVSGFLCAFEIPVPSAPTSVVSTPTQTDEAQALAYGNATMVTDSNSLNLGLIPKGMPSTVVPCGTEGSLANGLSDGPVVIPSDSPFTGYIITIHRKMMWAELYFLSSQKNRPSLFGMPLIVPCTVHTRTRDLYDSVWTQVSRLASPLPPQEASNHAQDCDDSMGYQYPFTLRVVQKDGNSCAWCPWYRFCRGCTVECNDERAAVGNAFMAVDWDPTALHLRYQTSQERIVEEHPSVEQSRRAQAEPISLDSCLQAFTSEEELGEDELYYCSKCKTHRLATKKLDLWRLPPILIIHLKRFQFMNGRWIKSQKIVRFPMETFDPSAFLTPRDADQSQESWRDTLGAELHDTEGGVKKSGGGDTVCNPALTLNNGKGRMASTPLSKDVCPNCSPESEGRRQGRGLVFPTGSRYQLSLSKESLDSGRESPMELEASRMRMGSMGEGLSDSTSGEDMARECDNTKSVSELNSNGYTENSMDLEASQGQRDLDPMYNLYAISCHSGILGGGHYVTYAKNPNEKWYCYNDSSCKELQSEEIDADSAYILFYEQQEVDYSLFMPKTDGKKMADTTSMDEDFESDYKKYCVLQ